One window of the Maylandia zebra isolate NMK-2024a linkage group LG19, Mzebra_GT3a, whole genome shotgun sequence genome contains the following:
- the ap5m1 gene encoding AP-5 complex subunit mu-1 isoform X1, whose translation MTVRGLWIISHENGGNLSIRFSRRFSTVEHRAKSLAGSSYVAVPEESTFLQLLLTELGLSDSGKNYVALRDDCLYRPRSPALELHVDGPAKGILWPVLTVSQGPLILACLPLVDVPPDPRPPLASLLSVSQGLTLLAGLQTFLLGSGSKPDSEGLGSRLAMVSSVLLQVCPLGTPLDVPLPGTPTAPTSVGTQKQPAWKTGLHRGRAVVNVGLIETVRSMQYGNRSRQDLWDVYGTVTCKCEVEGVLPNVTVTLSLPPNGSPLQDILVHPCVTSLDSSILTASSVDNYDGSAFSGPYKFPFSPPLEPFRLCSYTSEVPVPPILGSYQLKEEENQLRVSVTLKLHESIKNSFEFCNAHLPFFNRDQMGVVDMKVSSGQLDVSKEKNLLVWVLGQKFPKSREVTMEGKINFSGPTPGPSDPLCTKLTAYVKLHFKVPDMTLSGCYVDQHSVQVYSSAKPRIVTSRELQSKEYYIWNSTGTAPVSSGQMMM comes from the exons TCATATGTAGCAGTCCCAGAGGAGAGTACTTTCCTGCAGCTCCTGCTCACTGAGCTGGGGCTTTCAGACTCAGGTAAGAATTATGTAGCCCTCAGAGATGACTGTCTTTACCGTCCACGGTCACCAGCCCTGGAGCTGCATGTGGATGGACCTGCAAAAGGAATACTTTGGCCTGTGTTGACTGTCTCGCAAGGGCCTCTCATTCTGGCGTGTCTGCCTTTAGTGGATGTCCCTCCTGATCCGCGGCCACCTCTGGCCAGTCTGCTGTCAGTCTCACAGGGTCTCACACTTCTGGCAGGCCTACAGACTTTTCTCCTTGGCTCAGGGAGTAAGCCTGATAGTGAAGGGCTTGGCTCTCGTCTGGCAATGGTGTCCTCAGTCCTCCTGCAGGTTTGTCCACTTGGCACACCCCTTGATGTCCCCCTACCTGGGACACCCACAGCGCCCACTTCTGTTGGAACTCAGAAACAGCCAGCCTGGAAGACAGGACTACACCGAGGTCGAGCTGTGGTTAACGTTGGACTGATAGAAACAGTGCGGTCCATGCAGTATGGTAATCGAAGCAGACAGGACCTCTGGGATGTTTATGGCACCGTGACATGCAAA TGTGAAGTGGAGGGGGTGCTCCCAAATGTGACAGTGACTCTATCACTGCCACCAAATGGTTCTCCACTGCAGGACATCCTGGTCCATCCCTGTGTCACATCTCTGGATTCGAGTATCCTGACTGCCAGCAGTGTGGATAATTATGATGGCTCAGCTTTCTCCGGGCCATACAAGTTTCCCTTTTCCCCTCCTCTAGAGCCCTTCAGACTATGCAGCTATACTTCTGAG GTTCCTGTTCCACCCATACTTGGTTCATACCAACTAAAGGAAGAGGAGAACCAGCTTCGCGTGTCAGTAACCCTCAAACTTCATGAGAGTATAAAGAACAGTTTTGAGTTCTGTAATGCTCACCTGCCATTCTTTAACAG GGATCAAATGGGTGTTGTAGATATGAAGGTAAGCTCTGGACAGTTGGAtgtttcaaaagagaaaaacctGCTTGTCTGGGTCCTGG GGCAAAAGTTCCCAAAGTCTCGTGAGGTTACGATGGAGGGTAAGATCAACTTTTCTGGACCAACACCAGGACCTTCTGACCCACTCTGCACAAAACTTACTGCTTATGTCAAA TTGCATTTCAAAGTGCCTGACATGACGTTGTCTGGGTGTTATGTTGACCAGCATTCGGTGCAGGTTTATTCTTCTGCCAAGCCACGGATTGTAACAT CCCGAGAACTTCAGTCCAAAGAGTACTACATATGGAATTCAACAGGTACAGCTCCGGTATCTTCTGGACAGATGATGATGTAG
- the ap5m1 gene encoding AP-5 complex subunit mu-1 isoform X2 — translation MTVRGLWIISHENGGNLSIRFSRRFSTVEHRAKSLAGSSYVAVPEESTFLQLLLTELGLSDSVDVPPDPRPPLASLLSVSQGLTLLAGLQTFLLGSGSKPDSEGLGSRLAMVSSVLLQVCPLGTPLDVPLPGTPTAPTSVGTQKQPAWKTGLHRGRAVVNVGLIETVRSMQYGNRSRQDLWDVYGTVTCKCEVEGVLPNVTVTLSLPPNGSPLQDILVHPCVTSLDSSILTASSVDNYDGSAFSGPYKFPFSPPLEPFRLCSYTSEVPVPPILGSYQLKEEENQLRVSVTLKLHESIKNSFEFCNAHLPFFNRDQMGVVDMKVSSGQLDVSKEKNLLVWVLGQKFPKSREVTMEGKINFSGPTPGPSDPLCTKLTAYVKLHFKVPDMTLSGCYVDQHSVQVYSSAKPRIVTSRELQSKEYYIWNSTGTAPVSSGQMMM, via the exons TCATATGTAGCAGTCCCAGAGGAGAGTACTTTCCTGCAGCTCCTGCTCACTGAGCTGGGGCTTTCAGACTCAG TGGATGTCCCTCCTGATCCGCGGCCACCTCTGGCCAGTCTGCTGTCAGTCTCACAGGGTCTCACACTTCTGGCAGGCCTACAGACTTTTCTCCTTGGCTCAGGGAGTAAGCCTGATAGTGAAGGGCTTGGCTCTCGTCTGGCAATGGTGTCCTCAGTCCTCCTGCAGGTTTGTCCACTTGGCACACCCCTTGATGTCCCCCTACCTGGGACACCCACAGCGCCCACTTCTGTTGGAACTCAGAAACAGCCAGCCTGGAAGACAGGACTACACCGAGGTCGAGCTGTGGTTAACGTTGGACTGATAGAAACAGTGCGGTCCATGCAGTATGGTAATCGAAGCAGACAGGACCTCTGGGATGTTTATGGCACCGTGACATGCAAA TGTGAAGTGGAGGGGGTGCTCCCAAATGTGACAGTGACTCTATCACTGCCACCAAATGGTTCTCCACTGCAGGACATCCTGGTCCATCCCTGTGTCACATCTCTGGATTCGAGTATCCTGACTGCCAGCAGTGTGGATAATTATGATGGCTCAGCTTTCTCCGGGCCATACAAGTTTCCCTTTTCCCCTCCTCTAGAGCCCTTCAGACTATGCAGCTATACTTCTGAG GTTCCTGTTCCACCCATACTTGGTTCATACCAACTAAAGGAAGAGGAGAACCAGCTTCGCGTGTCAGTAACCCTCAAACTTCATGAGAGTATAAAGAACAGTTTTGAGTTCTGTAATGCTCACCTGCCATTCTTTAACAG GGATCAAATGGGTGTTGTAGATATGAAGGTAAGCTCTGGACAGTTGGAtgtttcaaaagagaaaaacctGCTTGTCTGGGTCCTGG GGCAAAAGTTCCCAAAGTCTCGTGAGGTTACGATGGAGGGTAAGATCAACTTTTCTGGACCAACACCAGGACCTTCTGACCCACTCTGCACAAAACTTACTGCTTATGTCAAA TTGCATTTCAAAGTGCCTGACATGACGTTGTCTGGGTGTTATGTTGACCAGCATTCGGTGCAGGTTTATTCTTCTGCCAAGCCACGGATTGTAACAT CCCGAGAACTTCAGTCCAAAGAGTACTACATATGGAATTCAACAGGTACAGCTCCGGTATCTTCTGGACAGATGATGATGTAG